One genomic region from Anthonomus grandis grandis chromosome 1, icAntGran1.3, whole genome shotgun sequence encodes:
- the LOC126739082 gene encoding odorant receptor 49b-like — protein sequence MSHIALHIKALKAKCTSFHLFRAYVSPEEHDSMVYAELKAICIKHQSIISFIDKLNMCAKNALLLEFILNSLNITTIVVQILVMENPPAMIFFCVLFCSVQIAQLFLMSWHANEIEFQSMSISDALFQSKWYEQTPKAKKLIHIMMMRCMRPLNVFIGPFYPMSLRTGIATMKAAYSLLALILTLAAEKPQ from the exons ATGTCCCACATCGCTCTTCACATAAAAGCCCTTAAAGCTAAGTGCACGAGTTTCCATTTGTTTCGTGCCTATGTTAGTCCTGAAGAGCACGATTCTATGGTTTACGCGGAGCTTAAAGCCATATGCATAAAACACCAGTCTATTATAAG TTTCATAGATAAGTTAAACATGTGTGCCAAGAACGCGCTGTTACTGGAATTCATATTAAACTCGCTTAATATAACTACCATTGTGGTTCAAATTTTAGTGATG GAGAACCCGCCGGCAATGATATTCTTTTGTGTACTTTTCTGTAGCGTTCAAATAGCGCAACTCTTCTTAATGTCATGGCATGCCAACGAAATTGAGTTCCAG AGTATGTCAATCAGCGACGCCCTCTTTCAAAGCAAATGGTACGAACAAACCCCGAAAGCTAAAAAGTTGATCCACATCATGATGATGCGCTGCATGCGACcgttaaatgtatttattggcCCCTTTTATCCAATGTCTCTTAGAACTGGCATCGCT ACTATGAAGGCCGCTTACTCGTTGCTTGCCCTAATTCTGACGTTGGCCGCAGAAAAACCGCAATAA